In one Cupriavidus taiwanensis genomic region, the following are encoded:
- a CDS encoding helicase-related protein, with protein sequence MSGQTSFQPGSLVSARGRDWIVLPQSFADTLYLRPLGATEDDATLIYLPIEPHPVGPATFPWPRVEQASNFAAGQLLRDALQLKLRTGAGPFRSFGNIAVEPRAYQLVPLLMALKQDVVRLLVADDVGIGKTIEAALIVRELLDRGEVSRLAVLCPPHLCEQWQRELKERFHINAVVVRNTTAGRLERGLPANQSVFEAYPFTVVSLDYIKSDRRRDEFQRACPECVIVDEAHTCTYSGQGRQQRYTLLKGLAENPERHMVLLTATPHSGDEEAFYNLLGLLKPEFRELKDLPPDSRRPLREQLANHFVQRRRPDIEEWQDRQVFPERLTTEITYKLTGEWGKLFDDVLDYARELVMRTEDQSLMQQRMSWWAALALLRCISSSPQAAVNALRTRLQGQALAEQDEIAEAVTLEEADEQGMERVLDGTEDDLTTQDIEPAANTEDSTLLKALVTRAEGLAGAAKDPKLKRLIDHLKELTDDGFQPVVFCRYIATAHYVAEQLRRVFSDHQVTAVTGEFAPAEREAAVEAMGEAEQRILVATDCLSEGINLQNLFTAVVHYDLSWNPTRHEQREGRVDRFGQKAREVRTTLLYGQDNPVDGAVLQVILRKAESIRKELGVLVPMPDDQGKLTQALVGAVLLRKGTSKAKIPQLGLDFGAPEEAIDTAWQSARDKAAKNRTLFAQRRLKPEDVLPEWQKTMAVLGGESDVERFVKRATMQLGAPLEHSTKSGATHWKLHANSLPSVVGERLEGEGLAGTLHIDFHQPPAPAAQFIHRTHPLVSVLADYLLEAALDEGRGAAELVAEAVARAGAIFTEAVSSRTTVLLVRLRHQLTVTIRGNSSLLLCEETLAVGVPAGDESTLLDDDVARALMAAVPSRNMPPPLRDQHIQRALDQLPGWQSMLEAVARTRAQLLLEDHRRVRAASDARGEYRVTPSLPIDVVGVFVLIPA encoded by the coding sequence ATGTCGGGTCAAACATCATTTCAGCCGGGTAGTCTCGTTTCCGCCCGTGGTCGTGATTGGATTGTTCTTCCGCAGTCCTTCGCCGATACATTGTACCTTCGCCCGCTTGGTGCTACTGAAGACGACGCCACACTTATCTATTTGCCAATCGAACCCCATCCGGTTGGCCCCGCCACATTCCCGTGGCCCAGGGTTGAGCAAGCTTCGAATTTTGCAGCAGGTCAGTTGCTGCGCGACGCGCTCCAGCTAAAACTCCGCACGGGCGCTGGACCTTTCCGCAGTTTTGGCAACATCGCCGTTGAACCACGTGCTTACCAGCTGGTTCCGCTTCTGATGGCCCTCAAGCAAGACGTGGTTCGACTGCTAGTTGCCGACGACGTCGGTATTGGCAAGACTATCGAGGCCGCGCTCATCGTCCGCGAACTCCTAGACCGTGGAGAGGTTTCTCGCCTTGCGGTGCTATGTCCACCGCATCTGTGCGAGCAGTGGCAGCGCGAACTGAAGGAGCGCTTTCACATTAACGCTGTTGTGGTACGCAACACCACTGCGGGCCGTTTGGAGCGCGGGCTACCCGCCAACCAGTCCGTTTTCGAGGCCTATCCCTTTACAGTGGTGAGTCTGGATTACATCAAGTCAGACCGCCGTCGGGACGAATTCCAGCGCGCGTGCCCGGAGTGCGTTATCGTCGATGAGGCGCACACTTGCACGTACAGTGGTCAAGGTCGTCAACAGCGATACACCTTGTTGAAAGGGCTCGCCGAGAATCCTGAGCGGCATATGGTCTTGCTCACTGCGACGCCGCACTCCGGTGACGAAGAGGCGTTCTACAACTTGCTCGGCCTCCTTAAACCGGAATTCCGCGAGCTAAAGGACCTCCCGCCGGATAGCCGCAGGCCGCTGCGCGAGCAACTGGCCAACCACTTCGTCCAGCGTCGTCGACCGGATATCGAAGAGTGGCAGGACCGCCAAGTGTTCCCCGAGCGGCTGACCACCGAGATTACGTACAAGCTGACCGGAGAGTGGGGCAAGCTTTTTGATGACGTGCTTGACTACGCTCGCGAGCTCGTGATGCGCACCGAAGACCAGAGCTTGATGCAGCAACGCATGAGCTGGTGGGCAGCATTGGCGCTGCTACGCTGCATCTCATCATCCCCACAAGCAGCCGTGAATGCTTTGCGGACTCGTCTACAGGGGCAGGCGCTGGCGGAGCAGGATGAGATTGCGGAAGCCGTGACGCTCGAAGAAGCGGATGAACAGGGCATGGAGCGCGTCCTGGATGGCACCGAGGATGACCTGACGACCCAAGATATCGAGCCGGCGGCCAATACGGAAGACAGCACGCTCCTGAAGGCCCTTGTTACACGTGCAGAAGGCCTAGCGGGCGCGGCCAAGGACCCTAAGCTCAAGCGCCTTATCGACCATCTCAAGGAACTCACCGATGACGGCTTCCAGCCAGTGGTGTTCTGTCGCTATATCGCCACCGCCCATTACGTGGCCGAACAGTTGCGTCGCGTATTTTCGGACCACCAGGTCACGGCCGTCACTGGCGAGTTTGCACCGGCCGAGCGTGAGGCTGCCGTGGAAGCGATGGGTGAGGCGGAGCAGCGTATTCTAGTTGCGACCGACTGCCTCTCGGAGGGTATCAACCTTCAGAACCTATTTACGGCCGTTGTCCATTACGACCTTTCCTGGAACCCCACCCGTCATGAACAACGGGAGGGCCGCGTCGACCGCTTCGGCCAGAAGGCCCGTGAGGTTCGTACTACCTTGCTTTACGGGCAGGACAACCCAGTGGATGGCGCGGTGTTGCAGGTCATTCTGCGCAAGGCGGAAAGCATCCGCAAGGAGCTTGGGGTGCTCGTCCCCATGCCGGACGACCAAGGCAAGTTAACTCAGGCGCTCGTCGGCGCCGTGTTGCTAAGAAAGGGAACTTCCAAAGCGAAGATACCGCAACTCGGCCTGGACTTTGGGGCCCCAGAAGAGGCCATTGATACAGCGTGGCAGTCGGCGCGGGACAAGGCTGCAAAAAACCGCACTCTTTTTGCACAACGCCGCCTCAAGCCCGAGGATGTGCTGCCGGAATGGCAAAAGACCATGGCTGTACTGGGTGGCGAATCGGATGTTGAACGCTTCGTCAAACGGGCGACTATGCAACTTGGGGCTCCGCTGGAGCACAGCACCAAAAGCGGCGCAACCCATTGGAAGCTCCATGCGAATAGCTTGCCATCTGTGGTAGGTGAGCGGCTGGAGGGCGAGGGACTCGCAGGTACGCTGCATATCGATTTTCACCAGCCTCCTGCGCCGGCTGCACAGTTCATTCATCGTACCCATCCACTTGTCTCTGTCTTGGCTGACTATCTGCTCGAAGCAGCCTTGGACGAGGGGCGTGGGGCGGCCGAACTAGTTGCAGAGGCCGTGGCACGTGCGGGGGCCATTTTCACTGAGGCGGTTTCGAGTCGCACCACGGTACTGCTGGTTCGCCTGCGCCACCAACTAACGGTAACCATCCGGGGCAATTCGAGCTTGTTACTTTGTGAAGAAACGCTGGCTGTCGGCGTGCCGGCAGGTGATGAATCCACGCTGCTCGACGATGACGTGGCACGTGCCCTGATGGCTGCAGTGCCCAGTCGTAACA